The Quercus lobata isolate SW786 chromosome 4, ValleyOak3.0 Primary Assembly, whole genome shotgun sequence genome segment AAGTCAAAAGCTTCCCAGTGGTGGAGACTAAAGAACCACAGTTATTTAAAAATGTCCTTGCCTTCTTTCTCAAGACCAGCCCCAGACGAAAGAAAATTATGgtagaagaaaataaataaccaaCAAATCCCAAAACTCTAAACCAATAGGGAATATTTGCGCATCTACTTCAGCTCTTCCAGCGAAACATGTGAAAACTGGAGGAACATTCATGAAAAATTCCTCACCCATGTCTCCCTGGAAGGTCCCTTTGATTAATGCTGAAGAGTGAAGACTCCAATCCTAGTTTGATGCTAAACAAAGCAAGTCTCGGATAGAGTTCAACGTAGCAACTTGGGAAAAACTACTAAGCAACCTATGCCAAAAGTTTTCCTTTAAATCATTAACCACCTATCTTACCCAATACCAATATACAGATCCATCTAGGTGTTTAAATTAAACTTGTGATAAACTAATAATTAAGCAATCGTCAAAATTTAAGACATGATCAGTCAACCAAATGGGAGGTTcaattatcaattttggaaatcaaATCCCTCTTAATAGTTAATAATGTCTTAGAATTAAGATACTCATCTATCATCATTTCATTTGTTCCATGGAACTAGTGCACATCCAAACAGtagattttgaaaattggatTTGGTGCACCAATCAATTCCATGGCCTATCCATGATTCGACAACAGACTAAAAGATtttgacacaaaataaaatcatatatacaaATGTGAACTGAATATAAGCACAAGAACATCTCATCATGCAAAAAATGAAGTATAACCAGAGGAATGTTCAGACCTTTTCTTCTCTCCATGCTCCCTTCACAGTCATTATCTGTTTCATCAATACTCCTTGACCGATTCCTGGAAACAGACTGAGTAAGTAAATGGAATTTTAATCAGCAGTAAATAGGCACGAGCGCAAAAAAAGGCTCTTGGCTTGAATTGGcacctctttcttttgttttcttctcgTTCTCTTTTTTCTGATTGCTCCTTCTCTTTCCGCCTTTTGTAATGAAGCTTATCCGCACATCTATTGAGAAcgatcaataaaaaaaaaacattataacatgTTTATACATCTTAAATTATGTTGTCATCACAAATTCATAAGTAGACTTATAGAATCAGCAAAAGCCAACTCACCTCTCACAAGTTACCAATTTCACAAGTGCTTGTTTGTTTTCTCCAGCTTCAGAATAACTAAAGTTGACCTGCAATGTAACAATCAAGTAAGATGAGATACAAAACTTAAATGGACAATTATAGATACTGTTGATAATATAGCTGGATGCTTGTACAGAGGCACATATATGGGGAAAAATTAACAACAAATATTATCTTCCTCTTTTATCTCAAGCTTCTAAGCATAAGGAAAGATGAAAAGAGATCAGTATCACTCACCCCATATGTGCTTAAAGTAGACTTTAGAACCAGTAAGATAGCAGTATGATGCCTAGCATAACATGGACATTAATACAGAATGTGCCAACTGCCTAGATGCATAATGAAATTCCAACAAGAGTGTAGACATGTTTACCTTCTCATTGTATGAATGATGCTTAAAATCCACACCAATGTATATACATACATGCACCAGAAAAAAGcacttaatattttataaaacttCATAGGTCTCAAAAGAGTTACAAAATATAACAATGGCAACATGCTTCCTTTATGTAGAAATTAATCCCAATGAGTTCAGCCACAAAGGAGTCAAGTAAATTAATCTTTTACCACTTAATCATTTAGAGGTGGGTGAGATCATTACACCATGAATCATATATGACTAAAGCATCGAAAGGCATGGTCAAAGTACTCAAAATTGCTGCTgctaataaaaaatgagaaaacaatgaaagCATGACGAGGCCTCTAACAATATCAATATGTACAAACAGAAAGATTttattatacataaaatttgacaataatattttccattgtAACTGCCAAAAGTTAGACCTCCAAGTCTAATCCCATTCATGCAATGACCAAGCATGACAGCAAATTTGAACAAAGAATGGACACTAATAAATTGATAACAATTTCTAAAGAGGATGGtagtaaattataaaaatgaagattttttttcttttcattccacCATGAAGATAACACCATTTAAATTCTTTAAAGCCTCACCCCCATATTGGTTGGTGTGTATACAGTGTGAAATTCAGTAAAATTGCATTACAAGACCCGTCACCAAATAAACTGCTCATTGCAACTATACACACGATCAGAAGTGGCCTCTCTCCTTACCCCCCTCAAAACCAATATACCATGAAGAAATGAAACTGGTAATTAACTAATTGAATGTATTAAttgtaaaatagagaaaatccctttaaaaaataatctcaCAAGAAATTTCAGTATTGATACTTAAAGTTACACATGCATGGTCAAAAGACTCACAGCTGTTACCTAGCATTGCCAGAATGATACATAcacttcacttttttttattgataactTACACACGCACTTAGTAGGCTGTGAACCCATAACCTCACTCTCTACCCATGCTTCTGAGAGGAGGAAGTATCATTTGAGTGAAGACTCGTTcgcaaaaacataaataaatgagATTTAAATTCGTCCAAAGCCATAAGAGAAATTGtcataaaccaacaaaaaaatttccataccCATAAAATGCTAAAGAGATCAATGATGTTACTAAAACACTTGCCTCATAGCTAGCCAAGTCATCTTTTTCATCACAGTGTTTGTTACCACATATGAACTGCCCTGACAAAAAGGGTAACAAATCAATTCTAAACTCAAGTCCATACCCACCTacaagatttattttaaaatataacaaaaagaaTGAATAAACTTGATAATAGCACAGTGCAATAATTTAATCAAGCAAGGGAGGAAGACTAAGTTTTCAGGTGGTGTTAAGATTAGCTATCAAATATTTGGTCAACCCTAAAATATTCAAATCAGTAATCGAAATATGGCTGGGAGTTGGGAAAAGCTGGGCCAGGTGGGTTGGACTACAGGGGTGCTCTCTATTGGCAAGCTAAGGGGTTAGAACATAAAATCCCCCGAAGGAATCATTAAcagacaaaaatgaaaaaacatcattactAAAATAACAAGGAGAAATAAAATACCTTTCCCAGATATGACTTCCTTCTCTGCCCTCCATCTCAGACCAATCTAGACagaaaattttagataataagTCAAAAACTtattgtatgtattttttttttttaataaaaaaaactatgtatTTAAACACTAAAGCACAATTTTTATAACACAAATGGGGAACTACCACAAAACTAGAGAATGTTTATTCTCTTCCCCGCTAAACATCATTTGAAAGTTAAATTAGACTCTAACCTcatagaaaattttttactagGAGGGCGTTTGGATTCAGATGAATCCAGCGTCCACGTTTCCAGTGTTgcgttttgctttgtttttttttttttttttttttgcccgcatttgttgactttgggaGACAAAATGTACTGTTGTAAACAGTGTATgtactgttcatacactgtaCATACACtgttcacatattaaaaaatattaaaaatggatcccacagtaatatttacacatttaaaaattattttgctacaatgttttaagttttcagttttcagtttcagcaacaataagctcaatccaaacggaccctaggTATGAATGTATCAAACAGCAATTAAACAAGTCCCTTTTTAACTAGAACAGTAACCTATATAGTAAAGCTGATAATGTCTCCAATTTAAATGTCCAAATACTAAGCAAGATACAACAAAGTAGTTCAGGTTATATGGGATACCCTAAATCATTGTTTAAAACCCAACTAAAGAAAAATCATTTCCACTTTCTTTGACTTCCCACAGTTTCCTGTAGCTTATTTGCTACATTTGAggcaaaaagataaaagttagcttatttttaaaaaagctaggtttttttttttttttttccctgttgcTAAGTAAAATGATAACACAGCTTATTTCAGTttcctttttattaataaaaaaactttttacccTCCTCTTAAAAAGGTGCAGTTATACTACCACAGATCATATAGGATTCAGACATATGAACCAAAAAGGCAAGCCATGACTGGTGCGTGCATCTTGTCCCTTTAAGGATAGTTACATGTACTAAAGACAGCTCTACCACTAATCTACAATAACTAGGCAAGCATATTAGAATTCAAACTTACAGGACAAAGGGAAGAAAAGTAGAATGAAACAAAAGGAAACATAGGAAGCTAACCTACTTCTCACTTTGTTTGTATGACTTTGTATGACTTGAAAATTCACAGAAAATGAGCTTCAGAAACTCTTAATTGGGCTATTTCAAGCTTTAGTCCAAAtacatcaaaataataaatcacaTTTAAAAAAGTTGTAATCACCAGAAATAAGCCTCCTATATGGTGATGGAACCATCACAGACAAACTATCCACTGTAAGCACACTCATATATAGATAAAAGAAAGTTCTTTTAAAGtgactaaaaattttaaaagcatCAAAGTGAAGGTTCATCAGTTTAGTTAAACTTCAAAGTAGGAAAGATTACAAATATGTATACTGAGTAAACAATCACCTTGCCAGTTTTGTATTGTGACATGTCCGCTATGCAATATCTTCAATGAGTTAAAGGTAGTGAAGGAACAAAAAACAGGTTCTACTCATAATACGGTAGTAGCAACCCAAACACTTGAAAGCTCAATAATATTACAAATTCAAAATGTAAATGCGTTAGAGAACAGgctctcaaatttaaaaaaatttaaaaagtagaaGAAATATCCCAGAAGGCAGGCAAAAAGGGTACTAAAAGCATGtccatttaatttgttctttcCATTGCAGAACATTAGACCTTAACCAACATACCTCATGATCAAAGTATGTTCACCTAAAGTTATCAAAGGTATGCTCATGAATTGCAATTACCATACAATTGTTACATCACATGCTACTGAGTTGTTTTATGGATCAATAGAGTGAAATGACAGAAAACGAAGGAAAGAGGAAAGCAAGGAATAGCTAATATGAGGTGAGCAAACGCAAAATGAGCAAGTATGCATTTGCATGAGATCAGGTCAGGAACAGCATGTGGAGCTCGTATAGGGTAATGATATAAAGGTCTGGCTCCCTTTAGCATAATAGATCACAGCCCTTGAAATGAGCAATAGGCAAGCTTTTGCATGGGCAAATGAAAGGCAATTTCATTCTTCCCTTGTCTGGACGAATGATTTCTACTACACAGAAACTTGTACTAAGATCTATTTGATTCTGTAATGACTGCATGCCTACCAAGAACATAATTATTGTGTACATCCCTCTATTAACTAAGGTTACCAGGAACCAGAATCAccatcaatttttaaatcatctTAAGCATTAATAagccacatttaaaaattaaaaagaatgaaagcaAAATAGTATCTGCTTGCAAAGGATACTCTTTAAAAAGCTTATCATAATAACGCTTCACCAGCCTTTGCTCCCATGATGGATCCATATCATCTTCCTCAGTACGTATGAACCTTtgtaaataaaagagaagattattatttttgatcatctaaaagaaaatattattatgaaAACTGCCTAAAGCAAAGTCCAGAGAGTGGGGGAGAAAACATTCAGGAATATAATCTGAATTGAAGTGGAGAATTTAAAACTTTATACAACAATATGAACAAAAGAAGTCTACTGAGGCATCTACAACCAGTAGATATACAGTATGGAATAACACAATGAACATACCGATATCCCTCCCTTAGGGTGTCTCGATCAGTTTTAACAGGTAACTTCACATTTCTAGAGTCTTCTTTTCCATAAAAGCTAGCTGCAATATAAATCAAGATTCTCAAAAGAATTTCTTTAACTGCGGAATGAATATGCAGTGATCTTGATAACTACAGCTACTGTTCAAGAGAAATAGCCAGATATTCTCCAGCTGTAGTGGCCATTTGGTATggcctattttttttaaagggtggTTTAAAAAGGCTGTACAACagcatatttatatatatatatatatatatatagagagagagagagagagagagagagagagagagaaagaaaaaagtgggggtttttaaaaagtgaaaatttaatCCGACAAACCAAACAGGCACATGATCAGCTTACCTAATGAAAATCATTGTTGGCAACTAAATGAAGCACATGCAAGAGATGTTAAAGCATGTTCCTACAACATTACCAGTACACTACAAACACAGATACCATGAAGTCCACAAATCACTTAATAGATATCTACACTCTTTGTCACATCTCTTGTCCTAAGCTCTAGTCACTTAGATAAGGATGCTTTGCACAAAACAGAAACCACTATAATaatttcatcaataatgaagaaaaatataaggaCGACTGTAGCCCCCTTCCTCCTTAGTGGAGAGGATTGTTCATCACCCAATTGCTTTAGGACATGAggattaaacaaataaaaagctCATTATTTGCAATGCTTCCTCAGTGTCCATTTTCTGTCTCGAACTATTCTCTAACTATTACCAATAACTTCAATGTTTCTCCACCATATTTGATTATAAGTAAGAATCCTCCAAAGTTtcacaaaattcagaaaatacaataatttttgacaaaaaatgaaattccTCCGCATATGAGCCCCAATTCTGATACCCAATTGCATTACAAGAATTTCCATATTCAATAAGTTATTCCAACAATGGGAACTAAATTAAACCATATGCTGCTCCTAAAATTCATATTTCCAGAGTTTCTACAGCTCTGCATCTCATACAACAAACCCTAGCAACATAATCCAATAGCCCCAAGAGCAAAAACTTAATCCACACACATATAAAGTAAGAACCAATTGCAACATTTTCACCTAAGAGATCAAAGCCACTAACAAACCATACCAACAAAGTCCAATCTTAGAAACAAAAACTATACACAGTAGAATAGAAACCTATTCTATTTTCCCAGCGCAAGTTACAATCAGTATGTAACATGCAATCACTTcccaaatcaaaaacaaaaacacaccaTTTATACCCCAAAGTTAGGAAGTTACAAACTTTCGtcccaaaaaacataaaatgtgCCAATTTTTCACTCCCATCCGTCTAAATCTATTCGGGGCAACATCAACTTTTATTGCGCCACTTCACATCCATCAATCCACCCTTGATGGCagataaacataaacataaaaagtaCCCATTTTACTCCAGGCAACACTTGACCAAAATCAACAAACTATCTACGCATTGCACGAACTTATTATCGTTCCACATCAGCAATTTCATCCACCATGTATGCAATTCCATTATCAGCATATAAACACAATCACTATATCAATACCCTTTTAAAGTTTCCACACGTAAAGCAACAAACTTTAGAAATTAAACTATATTTCAGCCCaaaaaaaacagcaacaacaaaagcaatgccatttacacacacacacacacacacatatatatatatatattaattaccATAATCTTTGAGGAATTTCTTGTGGCGATCATAGGCGTTGAGACCTCGGATATGAGCTTGGTACtgcctgcaaaaaaaaaaaaaaaaacttagcatatacaaatacaaatatacaataatTACTTAGAGGCATCGAATCGAATCGAATTGTGAAAGAAAATCAAAGGTAAGAGAGAAATGGAAGATAGGGGAAGAAGGTGAAGCTCACTGTTTTCGCTCTTCTCGGTCGAAGATCTCCGATCTCAGTGACACAAACGACGCCATTTCGATTCTTCTCCCTCCACAAACCCTAGCTCTCTTCACTGTAGTATTGGCGTCAAAGAAGaataagcaattttttttttgtattttttagtt includes the following:
- the LOC115986766 gene encoding protein FRA10AC1 isoform X2, whose amino-acid sequence is MASFVSLRSEIFDREERKQQYQAHIRGLNAYDRHKKFLKDYASFYGKEDSRNVKLPVKTDRDTLREGYRFIRTEEDDMDPSWEQRLVKRYYDKLFKEYCIADMSQYKTGKIGLRWRAEKEVISGKGQFICGNKHCDEKDDLASYEVNFSYSEAGENKQALVKLVTCERCADKLHYKRRKEKEQSEKREREENKRKRNRSRSIDETDNDCEGSMERRKGKKASISTDDHKVDDDDNFDEFLEGMFP
- the LOC115986766 gene encoding protein FRA10AC1 isoform X1, translating into MASFVSLRSEIFDREERKQQYQAHIRGLNAYDRHKKFLKDYASFYGKEDSRNVKLPVKTDRDTLREGYRFIRTEEDDMDPSWEQRLVKRYYDKLFKEYCIADMSQYKTGKIGLRWRAEKEVISGKGQFICGNKHCDEKDDLASYEVNFSYSEAGENKQALVKLVTCERCADKLHYKRRKEKEQSEKREREENKRKSLFPGIGQGVLMKQIMTVKGAWREEKEKRLQFQLMIIKLMTMITLMSFLRGCFHDRLLPYLDGLSFANVDNMIAKCRSSEIK